DNA sequence from the Candida dubliniensis CD36 chromosome 5, complete sequence genome:
TCTGCCCCTGCTTAACCATGCCCTCTCAATTATAAAAGAACCTTCTTCTCTTGCCAAATCTCGCAAGTACAGCTGAAAGTGTGAAGCATTGATGGGACGACGTAAGTTACCAATAAACAATGCCCTTGTCTCATGAAACTCGCTGTCGTCTTTCACTTCGTAACGCACATCGAGATCTTGTTCTGGCTTTGACTCGTACTTTGGATCTGCAACATCAGGCAAGTCAAGGCCAACATAGTCTATTTTTCTTGGAGGCGGAGGCCTCTGATATTGTGGATAAGGTTGAGGCTCTCTCATAACCACATCTCTATCATATTCCGAATCACTCATGTTTCTAGGTACGGAGATGAAAATGGAATTTCagttgtttattttgttttgttttgttccgcttgcaattttttttttttttgctggTTGGGAAAGGagtgaaaaatgaaattagtCCTTGTAtgttaatttttcaattacaaatatatatgaaCTATATACAGTGAGCTATTATGCAGACCATAAGGATGACACTAAATCAAAGAGACCATTGCTTGTAGTTTCTAAAATGTAGATACCATACATTGCCACAAACGTCCCCAATGTCAACAATTTGCAAGCAGCACCGTACCAGAACCCATAGACTCGTTTTGGTATATAATCTATTATACATGACTTTATCCCAGCATGACAATGGAACAACAATAAAGTGGAAAAAACAGAATCAACTAACGGGAACTCGACGCCAGCTACAAATGGGGTCATAACCAACGGAAGCATGGTTATAGTAATAGCTCTTTCGTAAGTCCAGTGGTAACTACCCTCATAATATTCTGGTGATGGGGGTTTGTAGGCATCATTCACAGTCCCCACAATGTATCCTGGAGGCTGTGGTattgttttgaatttaGACCAGTCAGGTACCAATCTGAGTCTCCGAACACAATTAAGGCCTGGCTTTGTTAAAGGGATGGAGGTATGTGTGAACGTTTTTATCCTGAACATTCTATATTGTCTTGGTTGAGtgtttaaatttttttttttttcagttttgttttttt
Encoded proteins:
- a CDS encoding succinate dehydrogenase [ubiquinone] cytochrome b small subunit, mitochondrial precursor, putative (Similar to S. cerevisiae SDH4;~In S. cerevisiae: couples the oxidation of succinate to the transfer of electrons to ubiquinone); its protein translation is MFRIKTFTHTSIPLTKPGLNCVRRLRLVPDWSKFKTIPQPPGYIVGTVNDAYKPPSPEYYEGSYHWTYERAITITMLPLVMTPFVAGVEFPLVDSVFSTLLLFHCHAGIKSCIIDYIPKRVYGFWYGAACKLLTLGTFVAMYGIYILETTSNGLFDLVSSLWSA